In Lampris incognitus isolate fLamInc1 chromosome 20, fLamInc1.hap2, whole genome shotgun sequence, one genomic interval encodes:
- the cxcl19 gene encoding C-X-C motif chemokine 19 — MKLSVLLLLFISAVFTTGMPPVSRDYNTHCRCPQVETRVIPPDSLKSIKIIPKGVHCQVTEVIAGLVGGERICLDGQAPWVRKLIHYVFGKMSTRKGALLPNKRGSRGGTVHVKPAL, encoded by the exons ATGAAGCTCTCCGTCCTGCTGTTGCTTTTCATCTCGGCTGTCTTCACGACGG GTATGCCGCCGGTCAGCAGGGATTACAACACCCACTGTCGGTGCCCACAGGTGGAGACCAGGGTCATTCCTCCAGACAGTCTGAAGAGCATCAAGATCATCCCCAAAGGAGTTCACTGCCAGGTCACAGAGGTCAT AGCTGGCCTGGTGGGCGGGGAGAGGATCTGTCTGGACGGCCAGGCCCCCTGGGTGAGGAAACTCATTCACTATGTTTTCGGGAAGATGTCCACAAGGAAGGGAGCCCTTCTCCCGAATAAACGTGGTTCAAGAGGAGGGACCGTGCACGTGAAACCTGCCTTGTGA